A genome region from Panthera uncia isolate 11264 chromosome A3 unlocalized genomic scaffold, Puncia_PCG_1.0 HiC_scaffold_11, whole genome shotgun sequence includes the following:
- the MATN4 gene encoding matrilin-4 isoform X3 has translation MRGLLCSPLPMLLLLLQPSWESQLQFAGPRCRTGPLDLVFVIDSSRSVRPFEFETMRQFLVGLLRGLDVGPNATRVGVIQYSSQVQSVFRLGAFSRREDMERAIRALVPLAQGTMTGLAIQYAMNVAFSVAEGARPPEARVPRIAVIVTDGRPQDRVAEVAAQARARGIEIYAVGVQRADVGSLRAMASPPLDEHVFLVESFDLIQEFGLQFQGRLCGKDLCVEGGHGCQHQCVSAPGTFHCACNPGYQLAADNKSCLAIDLCAEGTHGCEHHCISSPGSYSCRCRAGFVLQQDQRSCRAIDHCSFGNHSCQHECVSTFRGPRCHCREGHDLLPDGRSCQARDLCNGVDHGCEFQCVSEGLSYRCLCPEGQQLQADGKSCNRCREGHVDLVLLVDGSKSVRPQNFELVKRFVNQIVDFLDVSPEGTRVGLVQFSSRVRTEFPLGRYGTAAEVKQAVLAVEYMERGTMTGLALRHMVQHSFSEAQGARPRALNVPRVGLVFTDGRSQDDISVWAARAKEEGIVMYAVGVGKAVEEELRQIASEPAELHVSYSPDFGSMTHLLENLRGSICPAARGSWLQHWTECKQNTSIAA, from the exons ATGAGGGGCCTTCTATGCTCGCCACTGCCTAtgttgctgctgcttctccagccCTCCTGGGAAAGCCAGCTCCAGTTCGCAG GTCCCAGGTGTCGAACGGGGCCCCTGGATTTGGTGTTCGTGATTGACAGCTCGCGCAGCGTGCGCCCCTTTGAGTTCGAAACCATGCGGCAGTTCCTGGTGGGCCTCCTCCGCGGCCTGGACGTGGGGCCCAACGCTACGCGCGTCGGAGTGATCCAGTACTCGAGTCAAGTGCAGAGCGTCTTTCGGCTCGGCGCCTTCTCGCGCCGCGAGGATATGGAGCGCGCCATTCGCGCGCTGGTGCCGCTAGCTCAGGGCACCATGACCGGGCTGGCGATCCAGTACGCCATGAACGTGGCTTTCAGCGTGGCCGAGGGCGCGCGCCCGCCGGAGGCGCGCGTGCCGCGCATCGCTGTCATTGTGACCGACGGGCGACCCCAGGATCGCGTGGCTGAGGTGGCGGCTCAGGCGCGCGCCCGCGGCATCGAGATCTACGCCGTGGGGGTGCAGCGCGCCGACGTGGGCTCCCTGCGCGCCATGGCGTCTCCCCCGCTGGACGAGCACGTCTTCCTCGTTGAGTCCTTCGATCTTATCCAGGAGTTTGGCCTACAGTTCCAGGGTCGGCTGTGTG GAAAGGACCTGTGTGTTGAGGGGGGACACGGCTGCCAGCACCAATGTGTCAGCGCCCCGGGCACGTTCCACTGTGCCTGCAACCCTGGCTACCAGCTAGCTGCAGATAACAAGAGCTGTTTGG CCATTGACCTGTGCGCTGAAGGGACCCATGGCTGTGAGCACCACTGCATCAGCTCCCCAGGCTCCTATTCCTGCCGCTGTCGAGCTGGCTTTGTACTCCAGCAGGACCAGAGAAGCTGCAGGG CCATTGACCACTGCAGCTTTGGGAACCACAGCTGCCAGCACGAGTGTGTTAGCACCTTTCGTGGGCCCCGGTGCCACTGCAGAGAGGGCCACGACCTGCTGCCTGACGGGAGGAGCTGTCAGG CCCGGGACCTTTGCAATGGTGTAGACCATGGATGTGAGTTCCAGTGTGTGAGTGAGGGCCTCTCTTACCGCTGCCTGTGCCCTGAGGGCCAGCAACTGCAGGCAGATGGCAAGAGCTGCAACC GGTGCCGGGAAGGCCACGTGGACCTGGTTCTGCTCGTTGATGGCTCCAAGAGCGTGCGCCCGCAGAACTTCGAGCTGGTGAAGCGCTTTGTGAACCAGATCGTGGACTTCCTGGACGTGTCCCCCGAGGGCACGCGCGTGGGGCTGGTGCAGTTCTCCAGCCGCGTGCGCACCGAGTTCCCGCTGGGCCGCTACGGCACCGCGGCCGAGGTCAAGCAGGCGGTCCTGGCCGTGGAGTACATGGAGCGCGGTACCATGACAGGGCTGGCGCTGCGCCACATGGTGCAGCACAGCTTCTCCGAGGCGCAGGGCGCACGGCCCCGCGCCCTCAACGTGCCTCGCGTGGGCCTGGTGTTCACAGACGGCCGCTCCCAGGATGACATCTCGGTGTGGGCGGCGCGTGCCAAGGAGGAAG GCATCGTCATGTACGCCGTGGGCGTGGGCAAGGCAGTGGAGGAGGAGCTGCGCCAGATCGCCTCCGAGCCTGCCGAGCTGCACGTGTCCTACTCCCCCGACTTCGGCTCCATGACGCACCTGCTGGAGAACCTCAGAGGCAGCATCTGCCCTG
- the RBPJL gene encoding recombining binding protein suppressor of hairless-like protein → MNKHLGTFLAVPRGRRLGGKQPPPPLVALLVEAQLGKDPTEVEKGTADPSAPPGPLTHLSPPDSSEARPRSGADGRSLPGSWTSCQPAPTPGSPPEHVAVLREGVRQCLQQQCEQTVWILHAKVAQKSYGNEKRFFCPPPCVYLAGPGWRVKPVQGQAHQPGETGPTVCGYMGLDGASGSAAETQKLNFEEQPDSREFGCAKTLYISDADKRKHFRLVLRLVHRGGRELGTFHSRLIKVISKPSQKKQSLKNTDLCISSGSKVSLFNRLRSQTVSTRYLSVEDGAFVASARQWAAFTLHLADEHCSQGDFPPREGYVRYGSLVQLVCTVTGITLPPMIIRKVAKQYALLDVDEPISQLHKCAFQFPGEPAGEGGTYLCLAADKVVQFQASPCPKEANRALLNDSSCWTIIGTESVEFSFSTSLAWTREPVTPVPLINTLELSGGGDVATLELHGENFHAGLKVWFGDVEAETMYRSPRSLVCVVPDIAAFGSDWRWLRTPITVPVSLVRADGLFYPSAFSFTYTPEYSARPGPPGAPEPAADADALLESIHHEFTRSNFHLFIQT, encoded by the exons ATGAATAAACACCTGGGGACATTCCTGGCGGTTCCTCGAGGGAGGAGATTAGGAGGcaagcaaccccccccccctttggtgGCCTTGTTGGTGGAGGCTCAACTTGGAAAGGACCCCACAGAAGTGGAGAAGGGCACTGCAG ACCCCTCCGCGCCCCCAGGCCCTTTGACTCACCTGAGCCCGCCGGACAGCTCGGAGGCGCGGCCGCGGAGCGGAGCCGACGGGCGGAGCCTCCCGGGCAGCTGGACCAG CTGCCAGCCTGCACCCACCCCTGGGTCACCCCCAGAGCATGTCGCGGTCCTGAGGGAAGGTGTGCGCCAGTGCCTACAGCAACAGTGTGAGCAGACGGTGTGGATCCTGCATGCCAAGGTGGCTCAAAAATCATATGGAAATGAGAAGCG GTTCTTCTGCCCCCCGCCCTGTGTCTACCTCGCAGGTCCCGGCTGGAGGGTGAAGCCAGTGCAAGGCCAAG CCCACCAGCCAGGGGAAACCGGACCCACGGTCTGCGGTTACATGGGACTGGATGGCGCGTCCGGCAGCGCCGCCGAGACGCAGAAGTTGAACTTCGAAGAGCAGCCAGACTCCAGG GAATTCGGTTGCGCCAAGACCCTGTACATCTCGGACGCAGACAAGAGGAAGCACTTCCGGCTGGTGTTGCGGCTGGTGCACCGGGGGGGCCGGGAGCTAGGCACCTTCCACAGCCGCCTCATCAAGGTCATCTCGAAGCCCTCGCAGAAGAAGCAGTCGCTGAAGAACACCGACC TGTGCATATCCTCGGGCTCAAAGGTCTCCCTCTTCAACCGCCTGCGCTCCCAGACGGTCTCCACACGCTACCTGTCCGTGGAGGACGGCGCCTTCGTGGCCAGCGCGCGCCAGTGGGCTGCCTTCACGCTCCACCTGG CTGATGAACACTGTTCCCAGGGGGACTTCCCGCCTCGAGAGGGCTACGTCCGCTATGGCTCCCTAGTGCAACTCGTCTGCACTGTCACGGGCATCACACTACCTCCAATG ATCATCCGCAAAGTGGCCAAACAGTACGCACTCCTCGACGTGGACGAGCCCATCTCCCAGCTGCACAAGTGTGCGTTCCAGTTCCCCGGTGAGCCTGCCGGAGAGGGTGGCACTTACTTATGCCTCGCCGCAGACAAGGTGGTGCAATTCCAG gcctccccctgccccaaagAGGCGAACAGGGCGCTGCTCAATGACAGCTCTTGTTGGACCATCATCGGTACCGAGTCGGTGGAGTTCTCCTTCAGCACCAGCCTGGCGTGGACCCGGGAACCCGTCACCCCAGTGCCCCTCATCAACACCCTGGAG ctGAGTGGTGGGGGAGACGTGGCCACGCTCGAGCTCCACGGCGAGAACTTCCACGCGGGGCTCAAGGTGTGGTTCGGGGACGTGGAGGCCGAAACCATGTACAG GAGCCCGCGGTCCCTGGTGTGTGTGGTGCCCGACATCGCCGCCTTCGGCAGCGATTGGCGCTGGCTGCGCACACCCATCACAGTGCCCGTGAGCCTGGTGCGCGCCGACGGCCTCTTCTACCCCAGCGCCTTCTCCTTCACCTACACCCCCGAGTACAGCGCGCGGCCcggccccccgggcgcccccgagCCCGCCGCCGACGCCGACGCGCTGCTCGAGAGCATCCACCACGAGTTCACGCGCAGCAACTTCCACCTCTTCATCCAGACTTAG
- the MATN4 gene encoding matrilin-4 isoform X5, with translation MRGLLCSPLPMLLLLLQPSWESQLQFAGPRCRTGPLDLVFVIDSSRSVRPFEFETMRQFLVGLLRGLDVGPNATRVGVIQYSSQVQSVFRLGAFSRREDMERAIRALVPLAQGTMTGLAIQYAMNVAFSVAEGARPPEARVPRIAVIVTDGRPQDRVAEVAAQARARGIEIYAVGVQRADVGSLRAMASPPLDEHVFLVESFDLIQEFGLQFQGRLCGKDLCVEGGHGCQHQCVSAPGTFHCACNPGYQLAADNKSCLAIDLCAEGTHGCEHHCISSPGSYSCRCRAGFVLQQDQRSCRAIDHCSFGNHSCQHECVSTFRGPRCHCREGHDLLPDGRSCQARDLCNGVDHGCEFQCVSEGLSYRCLCPEGQQLQADGKSCNRCREGHVDLVLLVDGSKSVRPQNFELVKRFVNQIVDFLDVSPEGTRVGLVQFSSRVRTEFPLGRYGTAAEVKQAVLAVEYMERGTMTGLALRHMVQHSFSEAQGARPRALNVPRVGLVFTDGRSQDDISVWAARAKEEGIVMYAVGVGKAVEEELRQIASEPAELHVSYSPDFGSMTHLLENLRGSICPEEGIGAGTELRSPCECESLVEFQGRTLGALEKLTQNLAQLAARLEDLENQLASQK, from the exons ATGAGGGGCCTTCTATGCTCGCCACTGCCTAtgttgctgctgcttctccagccCTCCTGGGAAAGCCAGCTCCAGTTCGCAG GTCCCAGGTGTCGAACGGGGCCCCTGGATTTGGTGTTCGTGATTGACAGCTCGCGCAGCGTGCGCCCCTTTGAGTTCGAAACCATGCGGCAGTTCCTGGTGGGCCTCCTCCGCGGCCTGGACGTGGGGCCCAACGCTACGCGCGTCGGAGTGATCCAGTACTCGAGTCAAGTGCAGAGCGTCTTTCGGCTCGGCGCCTTCTCGCGCCGCGAGGATATGGAGCGCGCCATTCGCGCGCTGGTGCCGCTAGCTCAGGGCACCATGACCGGGCTGGCGATCCAGTACGCCATGAACGTGGCTTTCAGCGTGGCCGAGGGCGCGCGCCCGCCGGAGGCGCGCGTGCCGCGCATCGCTGTCATTGTGACCGACGGGCGACCCCAGGATCGCGTGGCTGAGGTGGCGGCTCAGGCGCGCGCCCGCGGCATCGAGATCTACGCCGTGGGGGTGCAGCGCGCCGACGTGGGCTCCCTGCGCGCCATGGCGTCTCCCCCGCTGGACGAGCACGTCTTCCTCGTTGAGTCCTTCGATCTTATCCAGGAGTTTGGCCTACAGTTCCAGGGTCGGCTGTGTG GAAAGGACCTGTGTGTTGAGGGGGGACACGGCTGCCAGCACCAATGTGTCAGCGCCCCGGGCACGTTCCACTGTGCCTGCAACCCTGGCTACCAGCTAGCTGCAGATAACAAGAGCTGTTTGG CCATTGACCTGTGCGCTGAAGGGACCCATGGCTGTGAGCACCACTGCATCAGCTCCCCAGGCTCCTATTCCTGCCGCTGTCGAGCTGGCTTTGTACTCCAGCAGGACCAGAGAAGCTGCAGGG CCATTGACCACTGCAGCTTTGGGAACCACAGCTGCCAGCACGAGTGTGTTAGCACCTTTCGTGGGCCCCGGTGCCACTGCAGAGAGGGCCACGACCTGCTGCCTGACGGGAGGAGCTGTCAGG CCCGGGACCTTTGCAATGGTGTAGACCATGGATGTGAGTTCCAGTGTGTGAGTGAGGGCCTCTCTTACCGCTGCCTGTGCCCTGAGGGCCAGCAACTGCAGGCAGATGGCAAGAGCTGCAACC GGTGCCGGGAAGGCCACGTGGACCTGGTTCTGCTCGTTGATGGCTCCAAGAGCGTGCGCCCGCAGAACTTCGAGCTGGTGAAGCGCTTTGTGAACCAGATCGTGGACTTCCTGGACGTGTCCCCCGAGGGCACGCGCGTGGGGCTGGTGCAGTTCTCCAGCCGCGTGCGCACCGAGTTCCCGCTGGGCCGCTACGGCACCGCGGCCGAGGTCAAGCAGGCGGTCCTGGCCGTGGAGTACATGGAGCGCGGTACCATGACAGGGCTGGCGCTGCGCCACATGGTGCAGCACAGCTTCTCCGAGGCGCAGGGCGCACGGCCCCGCGCCCTCAACGTGCCTCGCGTGGGCCTGGTGTTCACAGACGGCCGCTCCCAGGATGACATCTCGGTGTGGGCGGCGCGTGCCAAGGAGGAAG GCATCGTCATGTACGCCGTGGGCGTGGGCAAGGCAGTGGAGGAGGAGCTGCGCCAGATCGCCTCCGAGCCTGCCGAGCTGCACGTGTCCTACTCCCCCGACTTCGGCTCCATGACGCACCTGCTGGAGAACCTCAGAGGCAGCATCTGCCCTG
- the MATN4 gene encoding matrilin-4 isoform X2 — protein MRGLLCSPLPMLLLLLQPSWESQLQFAGPRCRTGPLDLVFVIDSSRSVRPFEFETMRQFLVGLLRGLDVGPNATRVGVIQYSSQVQSVFRLGAFSRREDMERAIRALVPLAQGTMTGLAIQYAMNVAFSVAEGARPPEARVPRIAVIVTDGRPQDRVAEVAAQARARGIEIYAVGVQRADVGSLRAMASPPLDEHVFLVESFDLIQEFGLQFQGRLCGKDLCVEGGHGCQHQCVSAPGTFHCACNPGYQLAADNKSCLAIDLCAEGTHGCEHHCISSPGSYSCRCRAGFVLQQDQRSCRAIDHCSFGNHSCQHECVSTFRGPRCHCREGHDLLPDGRSCQARDLCNGVDHGCEFQCVSEGLSYRCLCPEGQQLQADGKSCNRCREGHVDLVLLVDGSKSVRPQNFELVKRFVNQIVDFLDVSPEGTRVGLVQFSSRVRTEFPLGRYGTAAEVKQAVLAVEYMERGTMTGLALRHMVQHSFSEAQGARPRALNVPRVGLVFTDGRSQDDISVWAARAKEEGIVMYAVGVGKAVEEELRQIASEPAELHVSYSPDFGSMTHLLENLRGSICPERERASRRGAEREGERESQASSSVWSLKRSLNT, from the exons ATGAGGGGCCTTCTATGCTCGCCACTGCCTAtgttgctgctgcttctccagccCTCCTGGGAAAGCCAGCTCCAGTTCGCAG GTCCCAGGTGTCGAACGGGGCCCCTGGATTTGGTGTTCGTGATTGACAGCTCGCGCAGCGTGCGCCCCTTTGAGTTCGAAACCATGCGGCAGTTCCTGGTGGGCCTCCTCCGCGGCCTGGACGTGGGGCCCAACGCTACGCGCGTCGGAGTGATCCAGTACTCGAGTCAAGTGCAGAGCGTCTTTCGGCTCGGCGCCTTCTCGCGCCGCGAGGATATGGAGCGCGCCATTCGCGCGCTGGTGCCGCTAGCTCAGGGCACCATGACCGGGCTGGCGATCCAGTACGCCATGAACGTGGCTTTCAGCGTGGCCGAGGGCGCGCGCCCGCCGGAGGCGCGCGTGCCGCGCATCGCTGTCATTGTGACCGACGGGCGACCCCAGGATCGCGTGGCTGAGGTGGCGGCTCAGGCGCGCGCCCGCGGCATCGAGATCTACGCCGTGGGGGTGCAGCGCGCCGACGTGGGCTCCCTGCGCGCCATGGCGTCTCCCCCGCTGGACGAGCACGTCTTCCTCGTTGAGTCCTTCGATCTTATCCAGGAGTTTGGCCTACAGTTCCAGGGTCGGCTGTGTG GAAAGGACCTGTGTGTTGAGGGGGGACACGGCTGCCAGCACCAATGTGTCAGCGCCCCGGGCACGTTCCACTGTGCCTGCAACCCTGGCTACCAGCTAGCTGCAGATAACAAGAGCTGTTTGG CCATTGACCTGTGCGCTGAAGGGACCCATGGCTGTGAGCACCACTGCATCAGCTCCCCAGGCTCCTATTCCTGCCGCTGTCGAGCTGGCTTTGTACTCCAGCAGGACCAGAGAAGCTGCAGGG CCATTGACCACTGCAGCTTTGGGAACCACAGCTGCCAGCACGAGTGTGTTAGCACCTTTCGTGGGCCCCGGTGCCACTGCAGAGAGGGCCACGACCTGCTGCCTGACGGGAGGAGCTGTCAGG CCCGGGACCTTTGCAATGGTGTAGACCATGGATGTGAGTTCCAGTGTGTGAGTGAGGGCCTCTCTTACCGCTGCCTGTGCCCTGAGGGCCAGCAACTGCAGGCAGATGGCAAGAGCTGCAACC GGTGCCGGGAAGGCCACGTGGACCTGGTTCTGCTCGTTGATGGCTCCAAGAGCGTGCGCCCGCAGAACTTCGAGCTGGTGAAGCGCTTTGTGAACCAGATCGTGGACTTCCTGGACGTGTCCCCCGAGGGCACGCGCGTGGGGCTGGTGCAGTTCTCCAGCCGCGTGCGCACCGAGTTCCCGCTGGGCCGCTACGGCACCGCGGCCGAGGTCAAGCAGGCGGTCCTGGCCGTGGAGTACATGGAGCGCGGTACCATGACAGGGCTGGCGCTGCGCCACATGGTGCAGCACAGCTTCTCCGAGGCGCAGGGCGCACGGCCCCGCGCCCTCAACGTGCCTCGCGTGGGCCTGGTGTTCACAGACGGCCGCTCCCAGGATGACATCTCGGTGTGGGCGGCGCGTGCCAAGGAGGAAG GCATCGTCATGTACGCCGTGGGCGTGGGCAAGGCAGTGGAGGAGGAGCTGCGCCAGATCGCCTCCGAGCCTGCCGAGCTGCACGTGTCCTACTCCCCCGACTTCGGCTCCATGACGCACCTGCTGGAGAACCTCAGAGGCAGCATCTGCCCTG
- the MATN4 gene encoding matrilin-4 isoform X4 has protein sequence MRGLLCSPLPMLLLLLQPSWESQLQFAGPRCRTGPLDLVFVIDSSRSVRPFEFETMRQFLVGLLRGLDVGPNATRVGVIQYSSQVQSVFRLGAFSRREDMERAIRALVPLAQGTMTGLAIQYAMNVAFSVAEGARPPEARVPRIAVIVTDGRPQDRVAEVAAQARARGIEIYAVGVQRADVGSLRAMASPPLDEHVFLVESFDLIQEFGLQFQGRLCGKDLCVEGGHGCQHQCVSAPGTFHCACNPGYQLAADNKSCLAIDLCAEGTHGCEHHCISSPGSYSCRCRAGFVLQQDQRSCRAIDHCSFGNHSCQHECVSTFRGPRCHCREGHDLLPDGRSCQARDLCNGVDHGCEFQCVSEGLSYRCLCPEGQQLQADGKSCNRCREGHVDLVLLVDGSKSVRPQNFELVKRFVNQIVDFLDVSPEGTRVGLVQFSSRVRTEFPLGRYGTAAEVKQAVLAVEYMERGTMTGLALRHMVQHSFSEAQGARPRALNVPRVGLVFTDGRSQDDISVWAARAKEEGIVMYAVGVGKAVEEELRQIASEPAELHVSYSPDFGSMTHLLENLRGSICPDKETQA, from the exons ATGAGGGGCCTTCTATGCTCGCCACTGCCTAtgttgctgctgcttctccagccCTCCTGGGAAAGCCAGCTCCAGTTCGCAG GTCCCAGGTGTCGAACGGGGCCCCTGGATTTGGTGTTCGTGATTGACAGCTCGCGCAGCGTGCGCCCCTTTGAGTTCGAAACCATGCGGCAGTTCCTGGTGGGCCTCCTCCGCGGCCTGGACGTGGGGCCCAACGCTACGCGCGTCGGAGTGATCCAGTACTCGAGTCAAGTGCAGAGCGTCTTTCGGCTCGGCGCCTTCTCGCGCCGCGAGGATATGGAGCGCGCCATTCGCGCGCTGGTGCCGCTAGCTCAGGGCACCATGACCGGGCTGGCGATCCAGTACGCCATGAACGTGGCTTTCAGCGTGGCCGAGGGCGCGCGCCCGCCGGAGGCGCGCGTGCCGCGCATCGCTGTCATTGTGACCGACGGGCGACCCCAGGATCGCGTGGCTGAGGTGGCGGCTCAGGCGCGCGCCCGCGGCATCGAGATCTACGCCGTGGGGGTGCAGCGCGCCGACGTGGGCTCCCTGCGCGCCATGGCGTCTCCCCCGCTGGACGAGCACGTCTTCCTCGTTGAGTCCTTCGATCTTATCCAGGAGTTTGGCCTACAGTTCCAGGGTCGGCTGTGTG GAAAGGACCTGTGTGTTGAGGGGGGACACGGCTGCCAGCACCAATGTGTCAGCGCCCCGGGCACGTTCCACTGTGCCTGCAACCCTGGCTACCAGCTAGCTGCAGATAACAAGAGCTGTTTGG CCATTGACCTGTGCGCTGAAGGGACCCATGGCTGTGAGCACCACTGCATCAGCTCCCCAGGCTCCTATTCCTGCCGCTGTCGAGCTGGCTTTGTACTCCAGCAGGACCAGAGAAGCTGCAGGG CCATTGACCACTGCAGCTTTGGGAACCACAGCTGCCAGCACGAGTGTGTTAGCACCTTTCGTGGGCCCCGGTGCCACTGCAGAGAGGGCCACGACCTGCTGCCTGACGGGAGGAGCTGTCAGG CCCGGGACCTTTGCAATGGTGTAGACCATGGATGTGAGTTCCAGTGTGTGAGTGAGGGCCTCTCTTACCGCTGCCTGTGCCCTGAGGGCCAGCAACTGCAGGCAGATGGCAAGAGCTGCAACC GGTGCCGGGAAGGCCACGTGGACCTGGTTCTGCTCGTTGATGGCTCCAAGAGCGTGCGCCCGCAGAACTTCGAGCTGGTGAAGCGCTTTGTGAACCAGATCGTGGACTTCCTGGACGTGTCCCCCGAGGGCACGCGCGTGGGGCTGGTGCAGTTCTCCAGCCGCGTGCGCACCGAGTTCCCGCTGGGCCGCTACGGCACCGCGGCCGAGGTCAAGCAGGCGGTCCTGGCCGTGGAGTACATGGAGCGCGGTACCATGACAGGGCTGGCGCTGCGCCACATGGTGCAGCACAGCTTCTCCGAGGCGCAGGGCGCACGGCCCCGCGCCCTCAACGTGCCTCGCGTGGGCCTGGTGTTCACAGACGGCCGCTCCCAGGATGACATCTCGGTGTGGGCGGCGCGTGCCAAGGAGGAAG GCATCGTCATGTACGCCGTGGGCGTGGGCAAGGCAGTGGAGGAGGAGCTGCGCCAGATCGCCTCCGAGCCTGCCGAGCTGCACGTGTCCTACTCCCCCGACTTCGGCTCCATGACGCACCTGCTGGAGAACCTCAGAGGCAGCATCTGCCCTG
- the MATN4 gene encoding matrilin-4 isoform X1: MRGLLCSPLPMLLLLLQPSWESQLQFAGPRCRTGPLDLVFVIDSSRSVRPFEFETMRQFLVGLLRGLDVGPNATRVGVIQYSSQVQSVFRLGAFSRREDMERAIRALVPLAQGTMTGLAIQYAMNVAFSVAEGARPPEARVPRIAVIVTDGRPQDRVAEVAAQARARGIEIYAVGVQRADVGSLRAMASPPLDEHVFLVESFDLIQEFGLQFQGRLCGKDLCVEGGHGCQHQCVSAPGTFHCACNPGYQLAADNKSCLAIDLCAEGTHGCEHHCISSPGSYSCRCRAGFVLQQDQRSCRAIDHCSFGNHSCQHECVSTFRGPRCHCREGHDLLPDGRSCQARDLCNGVDHGCEFQCVSEGLSYRCLCPEGQQLQADGKSCNRCREGHVDLVLLVDGSKSVRPQNFELVKRFVNQIVDFLDVSPEGTRVGLVQFSSRVRTEFPLGRYGTAAEVKQAVLAVEYMERGTMTGLALRHMVQHSFSEAQGARPRALNVPRVGLVFTDGRSQDDISVWAARAKEEGIVMYAVGVGKAVEEELRQIASEPAELHVSYSPDFGSMTHLLENLRGSICPEEGIGAGTELRSPCECESLVEFQGRTLGALEKLTQNHILWGREPGLEGRGWDPRTLHRLP, translated from the exons ATGAGGGGCCTTCTATGCTCGCCACTGCCTAtgttgctgctgcttctccagccCTCCTGGGAAAGCCAGCTCCAGTTCGCAG GTCCCAGGTGTCGAACGGGGCCCCTGGATTTGGTGTTCGTGATTGACAGCTCGCGCAGCGTGCGCCCCTTTGAGTTCGAAACCATGCGGCAGTTCCTGGTGGGCCTCCTCCGCGGCCTGGACGTGGGGCCCAACGCTACGCGCGTCGGAGTGATCCAGTACTCGAGTCAAGTGCAGAGCGTCTTTCGGCTCGGCGCCTTCTCGCGCCGCGAGGATATGGAGCGCGCCATTCGCGCGCTGGTGCCGCTAGCTCAGGGCACCATGACCGGGCTGGCGATCCAGTACGCCATGAACGTGGCTTTCAGCGTGGCCGAGGGCGCGCGCCCGCCGGAGGCGCGCGTGCCGCGCATCGCTGTCATTGTGACCGACGGGCGACCCCAGGATCGCGTGGCTGAGGTGGCGGCTCAGGCGCGCGCCCGCGGCATCGAGATCTACGCCGTGGGGGTGCAGCGCGCCGACGTGGGCTCCCTGCGCGCCATGGCGTCTCCCCCGCTGGACGAGCACGTCTTCCTCGTTGAGTCCTTCGATCTTATCCAGGAGTTTGGCCTACAGTTCCAGGGTCGGCTGTGTG GAAAGGACCTGTGTGTTGAGGGGGGACACGGCTGCCAGCACCAATGTGTCAGCGCCCCGGGCACGTTCCACTGTGCCTGCAACCCTGGCTACCAGCTAGCTGCAGATAACAAGAGCTGTTTGG CCATTGACCTGTGCGCTGAAGGGACCCATGGCTGTGAGCACCACTGCATCAGCTCCCCAGGCTCCTATTCCTGCCGCTGTCGAGCTGGCTTTGTACTCCAGCAGGACCAGAGAAGCTGCAGGG CCATTGACCACTGCAGCTTTGGGAACCACAGCTGCCAGCACGAGTGTGTTAGCACCTTTCGTGGGCCCCGGTGCCACTGCAGAGAGGGCCACGACCTGCTGCCTGACGGGAGGAGCTGTCAGG CCCGGGACCTTTGCAATGGTGTAGACCATGGATGTGAGTTCCAGTGTGTGAGTGAGGGCCTCTCTTACCGCTGCCTGTGCCCTGAGGGCCAGCAACTGCAGGCAGATGGCAAGAGCTGCAACC GGTGCCGGGAAGGCCACGTGGACCTGGTTCTGCTCGTTGATGGCTCCAAGAGCGTGCGCCCGCAGAACTTCGAGCTGGTGAAGCGCTTTGTGAACCAGATCGTGGACTTCCTGGACGTGTCCCCCGAGGGCACGCGCGTGGGGCTGGTGCAGTTCTCCAGCCGCGTGCGCACCGAGTTCCCGCTGGGCCGCTACGGCACCGCGGCCGAGGTCAAGCAGGCGGTCCTGGCCGTGGAGTACATGGAGCGCGGTACCATGACAGGGCTGGCGCTGCGCCACATGGTGCAGCACAGCTTCTCCGAGGCGCAGGGCGCACGGCCCCGCGCCCTCAACGTGCCTCGCGTGGGCCTGGTGTTCACAGACGGCCGCTCCCAGGATGACATCTCGGTGTGGGCGGCGCGTGCCAAGGAGGAAG GCATCGTCATGTACGCCGTGGGCGTGGGCAAGGCAGTGGAGGAGGAGCTGCGCCAGATCGCCTCCGAGCCTGCCGAGCTGCACGTGTCCTACTCCCCCGACTTCGGCTCCATGACGCACCTGCTGGAGAACCTCAGAGGCAGCATCTGCCCTG